Proteins encoded by one window of Grus americana isolate bGruAme1 chromosome 7, bGruAme1.mat, whole genome shotgun sequence:
- the LOC129208860 gene encoding dual specificity protein phosphatase 13-like isoform X1 — protein MVNICPPPFRMAWDSPCSGDLLRPKIRSASSRTRSSRSSARTPSLQELRRLLWTRTHPTGHVDEVWPNLYVGDLYVARDKAQLSRMGISHVVNAAAGQFRVDTGPKFYKDLSVDYYGVEAEDNPNFDLSIYFYPVARYIRAALNSPRGKVLVHCAMGISRSATLVLAFLMICEDMSLADAIQTVRAHRGICPNSGFLKQLWELDLQLGRGKGRGAEA, from the exons ATGGTGAACATCTGCCCTCCACCTTTCAGGATGGCCTGGGACTCCCCATGCAGCGGGGACTTACTGCGCCCCAAGATAAGGAGTGCCTCAAGCCGGACGCGCAGCAGCCGGAGCAGCGCCAGAACACCGtccctgcaggagctgcggcGCCTGCTCTGGACACGCACACATCCCACCGGGCACGTGGATGAAGTCTGGCCAAACCTTTACGTGGGAGACCT GTATGTTGCTCGTGACAAAGCACAGCTGAGCCGAATGGGCATCTCCCATGTTGTGAATGCCGCTGCTGGGCAATTTCGCGTTGACACCGGACCCAAGTTCTACAAAGACCTGTCTGTGGATTACTACGGAGTAGAAGCAGAGGACAACCCAAACTTTGATCTCAGCATTTACTTCTACCCAGTTGCTCGATACATAAGAGCAGCGCTGAATTCCCCAAGAG GCAAAGTACTAGTTCACTGTGCAATGGGAATCAGTCGATCTGCAACACTTGTCCTCGCTTTCTTAATGATCTGTGAAGATATGTCCCTCGCTGATGCAATTCAGACTGTGCGCGCTCACAGAGGGATCTGCCCCAACTCTGGCTTCCTCAAGCAGCTTTGGGAATTGGACCTCCAgttaggaaggggaaaaggcagGGGAGCAGAAGCCTGA
- the LOC129208860 gene encoding dual specificity protein phosphatase 13-like isoform X2 translates to MAWDSPCSGDLLRPKIRSASSRTRSSRSSARTPSLQELRRLLWTRTHPTGHVDEVWPNLYVGDLYVARDKAQLSRMGISHVVNAAAGQFRVDTGPKFYKDLSVDYYGVEAEDNPNFDLSIYFYPVARYIRAALNSPRGKVLVHCAMGISRSATLVLAFLMICEDMSLADAIQTVRAHRGICPNSGFLKQLWELDLQLGRGKGRGAEA, encoded by the exons ATGGCCTGGGACTCCCCATGCAGCGGGGACTTACTGCGCCCCAAGATAAGGAGTGCCTCAAGCCGGACGCGCAGCAGCCGGAGCAGCGCCAGAACACCGtccctgcaggagctgcggcGCCTGCTCTGGACACGCACACATCCCACCGGGCACGTGGATGAAGTCTGGCCAAACCTTTACGTGGGAGACCT GTATGTTGCTCGTGACAAAGCACAGCTGAGCCGAATGGGCATCTCCCATGTTGTGAATGCCGCTGCTGGGCAATTTCGCGTTGACACCGGACCCAAGTTCTACAAAGACCTGTCTGTGGATTACTACGGAGTAGAAGCAGAGGACAACCCAAACTTTGATCTCAGCATTTACTTCTACCCAGTTGCTCGATACATAAGAGCAGCGCTGAATTCCCCAAGAG GCAAAGTACTAGTTCACTGTGCAATGGGAATCAGTCGATCTGCAACACTTGTCCTCGCTTTCTTAATGATCTGTGAAGATATGTCCCTCGCTGATGCAATTCAGACTGTGCGCGCTCACAGAGGGATCTGCCCCAACTCTGGCTTCCTCAAGCAGCTTTGGGAATTGGACCTCCAgttaggaaggggaaaaggcagGGGAGCAGAAGCCTGA